Proteins encoded together in one Euwallacea similis isolate ESF13 chromosome 12, ESF131.1, whole genome shotgun sequence window:
- the LOC136412402 gene encoding S-adenosylmethionine synthase-like, giving the protein MATKKSGGSSCNGRDSAGRRLGIKKNGKVIPGNIIVRQRGTKFHPGKNVGIVTSESVAAGHPDKVADQISDAILDKYLFTDPFARAAIETLVTKDNVIIAGEVFGPNIKNSKIKSIVRNTIKDIGYEHDGFHWKKVKVNILLHEQSNDIAIGLDQGAGDQGIMYGYATIETENLMPAPIFYAHSILKNIMSAVKEAKLGPDAKSQITLAYENNLPVRAESIIVSIQHPEDLDQSKVKEIIYPYIVSSLPEGWMCSEENLLVNPTGRFVIGGPVGDCGLTGRKIMVDTYGGYIPHGGGAFSGKDATKVDRSAAYMARYLAKNIVFAGLAERCLVQLSYAIGVSKPTSFYIDTFGANKVGERVIKKFIENNIDLSTKGIIKHLSLNCPIYKRTACYGHFGKESESDGGFSWESMNLSADLRREFNIEARVDDIEMMSSLINLAQGAFYVREQYKKYFEDCDLSDDHKKSRACSAFTDFFMSATYHNSVNEALVASYSCFNIYQIVIRHMVNEITTKGVKNNKYKEWINIYSSETVNAVIDEVTDITNKLYKKASDCEKKRMYEFFKKGLKLEIMFWDEAYYSNISSKEY; this is encoded by the exons ATGGCAACTAAAAAATCAGGTGGTAGTTCCTGTAATGGTAGAGATTCAGCGGGTCGTAGGTTAGGAATAAAGAAGAATGGGAAGGTTATTCCTGGTAACATAATTGTGCGCCAAAGAGGCACAAAATTCCATCCTGGGAAGAATGTTGGTATAG taacCAGTGAATCAGTTGCGGCTGGTCATCCAGATAAAGTAGCAGATCAAATTTCAGATGCAATACTTGATAAATACCTTTTTACTGATCCTTTTGCGCGAGCTGCAATAGAGACTTTAGTCACCAAAGATAACGTTATTATAGCTGGGGAAGTGTTTGGGCCTAACATTAAGAATAGCAAGATTAAAAGTATTGTACGGAATACAATAAAAGATATTGGTTATGAGCATGATGGTTTCCACTGGAAAAAAGTGAAGGTAAATATATTGCTGCATGAGCAATCAAATGACATTGCAATAGGGTTGGATCAAGGTGCTGGGGATCAGGGCATAATGTATGGCTATGCAACAATAGAGACAGAAAACCTTATGCCGGCACCCATTTTTTATGCACACTCgattctgaaaaatatcatgAGTGCAGTTAAAGAAGCAAAACTTGGTCCAGATGCAAAGTCACAAATCACTTTGGCATATGAGAATAACCTTCCAGTACGTGCTGAAAGTATTATTGTCTCAATACAGCACCCTGAGGATTTGGATCAATcaaaagtaaaagaaataatttaccCTTACATAGTTTCATCTTTACCTGAAGGATGGATGTGTTCTGAGGAAAATCTCTTAGTCAATCCAACTGGTAGATTTGTTATTGGTGGACCAGTTGGTGACTGTGGATTAACCGGACGAAAAATTATGGTTGATACTTATGGAGGTTATATTCCACACGGTGGAGGGGCATTTTCCGGAAAAGATGCAACTAAAGTTGATAGATCTGCAGCTTATATGGCAAGATACCTTGCTAAAAATATTGTCTTTGCAGGTTTGGCTGAACGTTGTCTTGTGCAGCTTTCTTATGCAATTGGTGTATCAAAACCTACTTCATTCTATATTGATACATTTGGTGCGAATAAGGTAGGGGAAAgagtaattaaaaagtttatcgAGAATAATATAGATTTATCAACAAAAGGCATAATCAAGCATTTATCGCTTAATTGCCCTATATATAAACGTACAGCCTGTTATGGACATTTTGGTAAAGAGTCAGAAAGTGACGGTGGATTTTCTTGGGAAAGCATGAACTTGTCTGCTGATCTTCGTAGAGAATTCAATATAGAAG CTAGAGTTGATGATATTGAAATGATGAGTAGTTTAATCAATTTGGCACAAGGAGCATTTTATGTTCGAGAacagtataaaaaatattttgaagattGTGATCTATCTGATGATCACAAAAAGTCAAGAGCTTGTTCTGCCTTTACTGACTTTTTCATGAGTGCCACATATCACAATTCTGTTAATGAAGCTTTAGTAGCATCTTATTCTTGCTTTAACATATACCAAATCGTTATACGCCATATGGTAAATGAGATAACAACTAAAGGggttaaaaataacaaatacaaAGAGTGGATCAACATTTATAGTAGCGAAACAGTAAATGCTGTAATTGATGAGGTTACTGATATTACAAATAAGCTATATAAAAAAGCTAGTGACTGTGAAAAAAAGAGGATGTATGAGTTTTTTAAGAAAGGGctgaaattagaaataatgttTTGGGATGAGGCATATTACTCTAATATATCTAGCAAAGAATATTAG